One genomic region from Anguilla rostrata isolate EN2019 chromosome 2, ASM1855537v3, whole genome shotgun sequence encodes:
- the bricd5 gene encoding BRICHOS domain-containing protein 5 isoform X3, with protein MERCWNCSATALEGPPRTDGAPALSPQFPHRAFWGALSAILLMVVIALSVVGHIGFRQPDPQSMLQVVRIIVPDETGMVVNQSALVDQRNDVVIYSVTSIANHTSTVMFDIKHGLICYKPDNQEICFLRKMEGTDYENVHTLLDESKKVNQFWLVGNETQRHTEFLGVLGGSQVDASTLQEPLQTLCQQSSIYWTRRADGPGKQRLIYFCIDICFPSNICVSVCFYYLPE; from the exons ATGGAGAGGTGTTGGAACTGTTCAGCAACAGCCCTGGAGGGACCGCCACGCACG GATGGGGCCCCAGCACTGTCCCCCCAGTTTCCTCACAGGGCATTTTGGGGCGCTCTCAGTGCCATCCTGCTTATGGTTGTCATAGCACTCAGTGTCGTGGGACACATAGGCTTCAGACAGCCAGACCCACAG TCTATGTTACAGGTGGTTAGGATCATAGTTCCAGATGAGACTGGAATGGTGGTCAATCAGTCAGCACTGGTGGACCAGCGAAACGATGTGGTGATCTACTCTGTGACCTCCATCGCCAACCACACCTCCACGGTGATGTTTGACATTAAGCAT GGATTGATATGCTACAAACCTGATAACCAGGAGATCTGCTTTCTACGCAAAATGGAGGGAACTGATTATGAAAATGTTCACACTCTTCTGGATGAATCTAAAAAG GTCAACCAGTTCTGGCTGGTGGGCAATGAGACGCAGAGGCACACAGAGTTTCTAGGGGTGCTGGGGGGCAGCCAAGTGGATGCCTCCACCCTCCAGGAACCCCTCCAGACCCTTTGCCAGCAAAGCTCAATTTACTGGACCCGCAGAGCTGACG GTCCAGGGAAACAGAGGCTTATTTACTTCTGCATCGACATTTGCTTCCCCAGCAACATCTGCGTGTCCGTGTGCTTCTACTACCTGCCTGAGTGA
- the bricd5 gene encoding BRICHOS domain-containing protein 5 isoform X2, which translates to MERCWNCSATALEGPPRTFHSQQDGAPALSPQFPHRAFWGALSAILLMVVIALSVVGHIGFRQPDPQVVRIIVPDETGMVVNQSALVDQRNDVVIYSVTSIANHTSTVMFDIKHGLICYKPDNQEICFLRKMEGTDYENVHTLLDESKKVNQFWLVGNETQRHTEFLGVLGGSQVDASTLQEPLQTLCQQSSIYWTRRADGPGKQRLIYFCIDICFPSNICVSVCFYYLPE; encoded by the exons ATGGAGAGGTGTTGGAACTGTTCAGCAACAGCCCTGGAGGGACCGCCACGCACG tttcactccCAACAGGATGGGGCCCCAGCACTGTCCCCCCAGTTTCCTCACAGGGCATTTTGGGGCGCTCTCAGTGCCATCCTGCTTATGGTTGTCATAGCACTCAGTGTCGTGGGACACATAGGCTTCAGACAGCCAGACCCACAG GTGGTTAGGATCATAGTTCCAGATGAGACTGGAATGGTGGTCAATCAGTCAGCACTGGTGGACCAGCGAAACGATGTGGTGATCTACTCTGTGACCTCCATCGCCAACCACACCTCCACGGTGATGTTTGACATTAAGCAT GGATTGATATGCTACAAACCTGATAACCAGGAGATCTGCTTTCTACGCAAAATGGAGGGAACTGATTATGAAAATGTTCACACTCTTCTGGATGAATCTAAAAAG GTCAACCAGTTCTGGCTGGTGGGCAATGAGACGCAGAGGCACACAGAGTTTCTAGGGGTGCTGGGGGGCAGCCAAGTGGATGCCTCCACCCTCCAGGAACCCCTCCAGACCCTTTGCCAGCAAAGCTCAATTTACTGGACCCGCAGAGCTGACG GTCCAGGGAAACAGAGGCTTATTTACTTCTGCATCGACATTTGCTTCCCCAGCAACATCTGCGTGTCCGTGTGCTTCTACTACCTGCCTGAGTGA
- the bricd5 gene encoding BRICHOS domain-containing protein 5 isoform X1, whose amino-acid sequence MERCWNCSATALEGPPRTFHSQQDGAPALSPQFPHRAFWGALSAILLMVVIALSVVGHIGFRQPDPQSMLQVVRIIVPDETGMVVNQSALVDQRNDVVIYSVTSIANHTSTVMFDIKHGLICYKPDNQEICFLRKMEGTDYENVHTLLDESKKVNQFWLVGNETQRHTEFLGVLGGSQVDASTLQEPLQTLCQQSSIYWTRRADGPGKQRLIYFCIDICFPSNICVSVCFYYLPE is encoded by the exons ATGGAGAGGTGTTGGAACTGTTCAGCAACAGCCCTGGAGGGACCGCCACGCACG tttcactccCAACAGGATGGGGCCCCAGCACTGTCCCCCCAGTTTCCTCACAGGGCATTTTGGGGCGCTCTCAGTGCCATCCTGCTTATGGTTGTCATAGCACTCAGTGTCGTGGGACACATAGGCTTCAGACAGCCAGACCCACAG TCTATGTTACAGGTGGTTAGGATCATAGTTCCAGATGAGACTGGAATGGTGGTCAATCAGTCAGCACTGGTGGACCAGCGAAACGATGTGGTGATCTACTCTGTGACCTCCATCGCCAACCACACCTCCACGGTGATGTTTGACATTAAGCAT GGATTGATATGCTACAAACCTGATAACCAGGAGATCTGCTTTCTACGCAAAATGGAGGGAACTGATTATGAAAATGTTCACACTCTTCTGGATGAATCTAAAAAG GTCAACCAGTTCTGGCTGGTGGGCAATGAGACGCAGAGGCACACAGAGTTTCTAGGGGTGCTGGGGGGCAGCCAAGTGGATGCCTCCACCCTCCAGGAACCCCTCCAGACCCTTTGCCAGCAAAGCTCAATTTACTGGACCCGCAGAGCTGACG GTCCAGGGAAACAGAGGCTTATTTACTTCTGCATCGACATTTGCTTCCCCAGCAACATCTGCGTGTCCGTGTGCTTCTACTACCTGCCTGAGTGA
- the mlst8 gene encoding target of rapamycin complex subunit lst8, with protein sequence MNVNQGTVGSDPVILATAGYDHTVRFWQAHSGICTRTVQHQDSQVNSLEVTPDRSMITAAGYQHIRMYDLNSNNPNPVINYDGVSKNITSVGFHEDGRWMYTGGEDCMARIWDLRSRNLQCQRIFQVNAPINCVCLHPNQAELIVGDQSGVIHIWDLKTDHNEQLSPEPEVSVNSVHIDPDASYMAAVNSSGNCYVWNLAAGKGDEVTQLIPKTKIPAHKRYSLRCKFSPDSTLLATCSADQTCKIWRTSNFQLMTELSIKSNNPGETSRGWMWDCAFSGDSQYIVTASSDNLARLWCVETGEIKREYSGHQKAVVCLAFNDSVLG encoded by the exons ATGAATGTGAACCAGGGGACAGTTGGTAGTGACCCCGTCATTCTGGCCACAGCTGGGTATGACCACACGGTGCGATTCTGGCAGGCACACAGCGGCATCTGCACAAGGACAGTCCAGCATCAGGACTCG CAGGTGAATTCCCTGGAAGTGACTCCAGATAGGAGTATGATCACAGCTGCAG GTTACCAACACATCCGCATGTATGATCTGAACTCTAACAACCCCAACCCTGTCATCAACTATGATGGTGTCAGTAAGAACATTACATCAGTGGGCTTCCATGAGGATGGCCGCTGGATGTACACTGGAGGGGAGGACTGCATGGCTCGTATCTGGGACCTTCG GTCAAGGAACTTGCAATGCCAAAGAATCTTCCAGGTCAATGCGCCTATTAACTGCGTATGTCTACATCCTAATCAG GCAGAATTGATAGTTGGGGACCAGAGTGGAGTGATTCATATTTGGGATCTGAAAACCGACCACAATGAGCAGCTCAGCCCTGAGCCAGAGGTTTCTGTCAACTCCGTCCACATCGACCCCGATGCCAGCTACATGGCCGCAGTCAACAGTTCA gGGAACTGTTATGTGTGGAACCTGGCGGCGGGAAAGGGGGATGAGGTGACCCAGCTCATTCCCAAGACCAAGATCCCAGCTCACAAGCGCTACTCCTTACGCTGCAAATTCAGCCCCGATTCCAC GTTACTGGCCACTTGTTCTGCAGATCAGACCTGTAAGATCTGGAGGACGTCCAACTTCCAGCTGATGACAGAGCTGAGCATCAAGAGCAACAACCCTGGGGAGACGTCCCGCGGCTGGATGTGGGACTGCGCCTTCTCAGGAGACTCTCAGTACATCGTCACAG CCTCCTCAGACAACCTGGCACGGCTGTGGTGTGTGGAGACGGGTGAGATCAAGCGGGAGTACAGCGGCCATCAGAAGGCTGTGGTGTGCCTGGCGTTCAATGACAGCGTGCTGGGCTGA
- the narfl gene encoding cytosolic Fe-S cluster assembly factor narfl isoform X1 — translation MASQFSGVLQLTDLDDFITPSQACVKPVKLEKKPGKSVAKIQIEDDGSYFQVNQDGGLQKLEKAKITLNDCLACSGCITSAESVLIAQQSQDELYKVLQRNKQNSAEQTVVVVSVSPQSRASLAARFDLSTTDAARRLTAFFKNLGVHHVFDTGFSRTFSLLESQREFVERFQRKDRDKKALPMLASACPGWICYAEKTHGDFILPYISTTRSPQQVMGSLVKGYFAEQHNLTPKQIYHVTVMPCFDKKLEASRSDFFMKEANTREVDCVITSGEVMKMLEQEGLSLNDVEPAPLDTFFSSVHEDELLRHAGSSSGGYLHHVYIHAARQLFGVEVKDITYKTLKNKDFQEVTLEKDGTVLLRFAITYGFRNIQNLVQKLKRGKASYDFVEVMACPSGCVNGGGQVKPLPDKPNKELLQQVEDLYKAENTRAPEEEDRVAHLYHSWLHHVGEEKARELLHTGYHGVAKNTNGLVMKW, via the exons ATGGCATCGCAATTCAGTGGTGTCTTACAACTGACGGATTTGGATGATTTTATAACCCCATCTCAG GCGTGTGTAAAACCAGTGAAGTTGGAGAAGAAGCCTGGGAAATCTGTTGCCAAAATTCAAATAGAAGATGATGGGAGTTACTTTCAGGTTAACCAG GATGGTGGGCTGCAGAAGTTGGAGAAGGCAAAGATTACACTGAATGACTGCCTGGCCTGCAGTGGCTGTATCACATCTGCTGAGAGTGTCCTGATAGCCCAACAGAGTCAAGATGAGCTATACAAAGTGCTCCAACGCAACAAG CAGAACAGCGCTGAACAGACAGTGGTGGTGGTATCGGTGTCACCTCAGTCCAGGGCCTCTCTGGCGGCACGGTTTGACCTGAGCACCACTGATGCTGCCAGGCGGCTGACTGCTTTCTTCAAAAATCTTG GGGTGCACCATGTGTTTGACACTGGATTCAGCAGGACATTCAGCCTGTTGGAAAGCCAGAGAGAATTTGTGGAACGCTTCCAGCGCAAGGACCGGGACAAGAAGGCCCTGCCAATGCTGGCCTCTGCTTGTCCAG GCTGGATCTGCTATGCAGAGAAGACTCATGGGGATTTCATTCTTCCCTACATCAGCACCACTCGCTCCCCACAGCAGGTCATGGGCTCTTTGGTGAAGGGCTACTTTGCTGAGCAGCAT AACCTGACCCCAAAACAGATCTACCATGTAACAGTGATGCCCTGCTTTGACAAGAAGCTGGAGGCATCTAGATCAGATTTCTTCATGAAAGAGGCCAACACAAGAGAGGTGGACTGTGTCATCACGTCAG GAGAGGTTATGAAGATGCTGGAGCAGGAAGGGTTGTCTCTGAATGATGTGGAACCAGCACCTTTGGACACCTT CTTCAGTAGCGTGCACGAGGACGAGCTGCTGCGTCATGCGGGGAGCAGCTCCGGCGGATACCTGCATCACGTGTACATTCACGCGGCCAGACAGCTCTTTGGAGTGGAGGTGAAAGACATCACGTACAAGACCCTCAA GAACAAGGACTTCCAGGAAGTTACCCTGGAAAAAGACGGAACTGTTTTGCTGCGCTTTGCAATCACTTATGGCTTCCGTAATATCCAGAACCTGGTGCAGAAATTAAAGAGAGGGAAGGCGTCCTATGACTTTGTGGAAGTGATGGCTTGCCCTTCAG GGTGCGTGAATGGGGGAGGGCAGGTAAAGCCCTTACCTGACAAGCCCAACaaggagctgctgcagcaggtagAGGACCTGTATAAGGCAGAGAACACCCGGGCGCCCGAGGAGGAGGATCGAGTTGCACATCTGTACCACAGCTGGCTGCACCATGTGGGGGAGGAGAAGGCCCGGGAGCTGCTACACACAGGATACCATGGGGTGGCCAAGAACACCAACGGCCTCGTCATGAAGTGGTGA
- the narfl gene encoding cytosolic Fe-S cluster assembly factor narfl isoform X2, whose product MASQFSGVLQLTDLDDFITPSQACVKPVKLEKKPGKSVAKIQIEDDGSYFQVNQDGGLQKLEKAKITLNDCLACSGCITSAESVLIAQQSQDELYKVLQRNKNSAEQTVVVVSVSPQSRASLAARFDLSTTDAARRLTAFFKNLGVHHVFDTGFSRTFSLLESQREFVERFQRKDRDKKALPMLASACPGWICYAEKTHGDFILPYISTTRSPQQVMGSLVKGYFAEQHNLTPKQIYHVTVMPCFDKKLEASRSDFFMKEANTREVDCVITSGEVMKMLEQEGLSLNDVEPAPLDTFFSSVHEDELLRHAGSSSGGYLHHVYIHAARQLFGVEVKDITYKTLKNKDFQEVTLEKDGTVLLRFAITYGFRNIQNLVQKLKRGKASYDFVEVMACPSGCVNGGGQVKPLPDKPNKELLQQVEDLYKAENTRAPEEEDRVAHLYHSWLHHVGEEKARELLHTGYHGVAKNTNGLVMKW is encoded by the exons ATGGCATCGCAATTCAGTGGTGTCTTACAACTGACGGATTTGGATGATTTTATAACCCCATCTCAG GCGTGTGTAAAACCAGTGAAGTTGGAGAAGAAGCCTGGGAAATCTGTTGCCAAAATTCAAATAGAAGATGATGGGAGTTACTTTCAGGTTAACCAG GATGGTGGGCTGCAGAAGTTGGAGAAGGCAAAGATTACACTGAATGACTGCCTGGCCTGCAGTGGCTGTATCACATCTGCTGAGAGTGTCCTGATAGCCCAACAGAGTCAAGATGAGCTATACAAAGTGCTCCAACGCAACAAG AACAGCGCTGAACAGACAGTGGTGGTGGTATCGGTGTCACCTCAGTCCAGGGCCTCTCTGGCGGCACGGTTTGACCTGAGCACCACTGATGCTGCCAGGCGGCTGACTGCTTTCTTCAAAAATCTTG GGGTGCACCATGTGTTTGACACTGGATTCAGCAGGACATTCAGCCTGTTGGAAAGCCAGAGAGAATTTGTGGAACGCTTCCAGCGCAAGGACCGGGACAAGAAGGCCCTGCCAATGCTGGCCTCTGCTTGTCCAG GCTGGATCTGCTATGCAGAGAAGACTCATGGGGATTTCATTCTTCCCTACATCAGCACCACTCGCTCCCCACAGCAGGTCATGGGCTCTTTGGTGAAGGGCTACTTTGCTGAGCAGCAT AACCTGACCCCAAAACAGATCTACCATGTAACAGTGATGCCCTGCTTTGACAAGAAGCTGGAGGCATCTAGATCAGATTTCTTCATGAAAGAGGCCAACACAAGAGAGGTGGACTGTGTCATCACGTCAG GAGAGGTTATGAAGATGCTGGAGCAGGAAGGGTTGTCTCTGAATGATGTGGAACCAGCACCTTTGGACACCTT CTTCAGTAGCGTGCACGAGGACGAGCTGCTGCGTCATGCGGGGAGCAGCTCCGGCGGATACCTGCATCACGTGTACATTCACGCGGCCAGACAGCTCTTTGGAGTGGAGGTGAAAGACATCACGTACAAGACCCTCAA GAACAAGGACTTCCAGGAAGTTACCCTGGAAAAAGACGGAACTGTTTTGCTGCGCTTTGCAATCACTTATGGCTTCCGTAATATCCAGAACCTGGTGCAGAAATTAAAGAGAGGGAAGGCGTCCTATGACTTTGTGGAAGTGATGGCTTGCCCTTCAG GGTGCGTGAATGGGGGAGGGCAGGTAAAGCCCTTACCTGACAAGCCCAACaaggagctgctgcagcaggtagAGGACCTGTATAAGGCAGAGAACACCCGGGCGCCCGAGGAGGAGGATCGAGTTGCACATCTGTACCACAGCTGGCTGCACCATGTGGGGGAGGAGAAGGCCCGGGAGCTGCTACACACAGGATACCATGGGGTGGCCAAGAACACCAACGGCCTCGTCATGAAGTGGTGA
- the meiob gene encoding meiosis-specific with OB domain-containing protein — MTYHATAHTYVAISDLHPNCTHPNILGVVIGKTDVKGFPDRKNIGSERFTFSFTIKDSADHFINASSWGTDDYIHGLSNSFRIGDCVIIENPLVLTKDAEKEDRFCPSTPSFYRLLVTENHSTISVYPDMEADDRLLALLHLPVKDPADFYSLGDIVANGQTLDGSVINILAAVQSIGEIKYFTTSDGRKGQRCEVKLFDETETMFSLTCWDREAIQLVQAWITRETVLFIADARVSFDNFRKSMVATVTSKTIITVNPDTKEANQLFNYAREFSETGGLDDQEKQPGEVPLDSITDVFTVNQLKLRAQENLERQDTIYGITYGFMTTLSIDSSISKVIRSRCAKCRFQVNEEMQVCANAACPAQGQPLEATAGFDLLVDVTDHTGTLQSCSLSGTAAENTLGCTAEDFVCLTEVQRTALKWRFLLERCKIYLKVLPSSKARTGLRGSILYCTLADPVEVRQNVLTE, encoded by the exons atgacgTACCATGCCACTGCTCATACCTACGTGGCCATTTCTGATTTACATCCGAACTGTACACATCCG aaCATTTTAGGGGTTGTTATTGGGAAAACTGATGTCAAAGGCTTTCCAGACAGGAAAA ATATTGGTTCCGAAAGATTCACCTTCAGCTTTACCATTAAGGACTCAGCAGACCATTTCATCAATGCTTCATCGTGGGGCACAGATGATTATATCCATGGGCTGTCCAACAGCTTCAGAATTGGAGACTGTG TAATTATTGAGAATCCTTTAGTCCTCACAAAAGATGCTGAGAAAGAGGACAGATTCTGCCCTTCAACTCCAAG cTTCTACAGGCTGTTGGTAACTGAAAATCACTCCACCATAAGTGTATACCCAGATATGGAGGCAGACGACAGGCTCCTAGCTCTGCTCCATCTGCCTGTGAAGGATCCAGCTGACTTCTATTCATTGGGGGATATTGTTGCAAATGGTCAGACCTTGGACGGCAGTGTGATTAATATTCTCGCAGCTGTTCAGTCG ATCGGAGAGATCAAGTATTTCACAACTTCAGATGGTCGCAAAGGGCAGAGGTGTGAAGTGAAACTCTTTGATGAAACCGAGACAATGTTTTCCTTAACCTG TTGGGACAGAGAAGCAATTCAGCTGGTTCAGGCGTGGATAACAAGAGAGACAG tgcTCTTCATTGCAGATGCACGTGTCAGTTTTGATAACTTCCGCAAAAGTATGGTTGCCACAGTTACCTCAAAAACAATCATTACCGTCAACCCTG ACACAAAAGAGGCCAATCAGCTCTTTAATTATGCCAGAGAGTTCTCAGAAACCGGAGGACTGGATGATCAAGAAAAACAGCCTGGAGAAGTACCAT TGGATTCTATTACTGATGTGTTCACTGTGAATCAGTTGAAACTCAGAGCTCAGGAAAATCTTGAGAGGCAAGATACCATCTATGGAATCACATATGGCTTCATGACCACTTTGAGTATTGACTCCTCAATTTCCAAAGTCATTCGAAGCAGGTG TGCCAAGTGCAGATTTCAGGTAAATGAGGAAATGCAGGTGTGCGCCAATGCTGCGTGCCCAGCGCAAGGGCAGCCCCTGGAGGCCACGGCGGGGTTTGACCTGCTGGTGGACGTCACTGATCACACGGGCACGCTGCAGTCCTGCTCGCTGTCCGGCACTGCAGCGGAGAATACGCTGGGATGCACG gctgAAGACTTTGTTTGTCTGACAGAGGTGCAGAGGACAGCTCTGAAATGGAGATTCCTTTTGGAAAGATGCAAAATCTATCTGAAG GTTCTTCCTTCTTCAAAAGCCAGAACTGGGTTGAGAGGGAGCATCCTGTATTGCACATTAGCTGATCCAGTGGAAGTGCGTCAAAATGTCCTGACTGAGTAA